GCCGGCATGAACGCGCCGACCACCGACAACCCGACCGGCGGCGGCACCAACGCGCCTTAATGCCAGGCGCTCGGCTGGTCTGCGGGCTGAGCCGGGCAATGGCGGCGACGGCCTGATTGCGTTCAGACCGGCTCCGAACAGCCCGAACGTCGCGCCGCACCCGATGGCAATGACCGATCGGGTGCGGCTACGGCCTCAGCTGTATTTCTGCTGAAGTTCAAGCATCGCAATCGCGGCCTTGGCCGCCTCGCCGCCCTTGTCCTTCTCGGTGCGACGGGCGCGGGTCAGCGCCTGCGCCTCGTTCTCGGTGGTGAGAATGCCATTGCCGATGGCGATGCCGTCCAGCGTCAGCGCCATGATCGCGCGCGCGCTTTCGCCGGCGACGATCTCGAAATGGTAGGTTTCGCCGCGGATCACCACGCCGATCGCCACGAAGGCGTCGTAATGATCGGCAGCCAGCGCGATCGCGCCGGGCACTTCCAGCGCGCCGGGCACGGTGATGGTCTCGTGGCTATGGCCGGCCGCCTCGATCGCGGCGCGGGCGCCTTCGAGCAGCAGGTCGTTCAGATGCTTGTAGAAACGGGCTTCGACAATCAGGATCTTGGCCATCAGAGTGGGCGCTCCTCGATGATGTTGAGGCCGTAGCCGTCCAGGGCGATCAACGTGTGGTGGGAATTGGTGAGCAGGATCATCTCGTGGATGCCGAGTTCGGCGAGGATCTGGGCGCCGACGCCATAATCGCGCAGCTCGTTCATCTCGGGCACCTTCTCGCCGGCATGGGCGCGGATCGCCTGCGACAACGATACGGTGCGGTTGAGCAGCACGACGACGCCGCTGCCTTCCGCCGCGATTGCCTCCATCGATCGTTCCAGCAGCGCCTCGCGCTCGCCGGTCCCGCCGAGCACGTCGGACAGGGTGTCGAGCGAATGCATCCGCACCATCGCCGGCTTGCCCGGTTCGAGCCGGCCCTTGACCAGCGCGAGCGTCTCGGCGTCGATCGCCTTGTTGCGATAGGTGATGGCGGTCCATTCGCCGCCCCAGCGGCTTTCGAACTTCGCCTCGGCGACCTTCTCGACATTATGGTCGTGGCGGCGGCGATAGGCGATCAGATCGCGGATCGTGCCGATCTTGAGGCCATGGAGCTGGGCGAAGGACACGAGATCGTCGAGCCGGGCCATCGTCCCGTCATCCTTCATGATCTCGCAGATCACGCCCGACGGGTTGAGCCCGGCGAGGCGGGAGACGTCCACCGCGGCCTCGGTATGGCCAGCGCGGACCAGCACGCCGCCCGGCTTGGCGATCAGCGGGAAGACATGGCCGGGGGTGACGATATGCTCGGGGCCCTTGGAGGCATCGATCGCCACCGCCACGGTGCGGGCGCGATCGCCGGCCGAGATGCCGGTGGTGACGCCGTCGCGCGCCTCGATCGAGACGGTGAAGGCGGTCTCGTGGCGGGTGCCGTTCTTGGCGCTCATCAGCTTGAGGCCGAGCTGATCGACCCGCTCCTTGGCCAGCGTCAGGCAGATCAGGCCCTTGCCATGGGTCGCCATGAAGTTGATCGCCGATGGCGTCGCCATCTGCGCGGGGATCACCAGATCGCCCTCATTCTCGCGGTCCTCATCGTCGACGAGGATGAACATGCGGCCATTCTTGGCCTCCTCGATGATCTCCTCGGTGGTCGAGAGGAAGGCGTGGCGCATACGCTTGAAGGGTTCGGCTGCGGTCATGTGCGGAGCTGCTCCATGCGGCCCAGATAGCGGGCGAGGATATCGATCTCGAGATTGACGGACGATCCCGCCGCCAGCGCGCCGAGCGTCGTCTGCGCGGCGGTGTGCGGGATGATGTTGAGCGCGAAATGGGTGGTGCCGTCGGGCTGGTCGGTGACGTCGTTGACGGTCAGCGACACGCCGTCGACGGTGATCGATCCCTTGGCGG
This genomic window from Sphingomonas abietis contains:
- the ribH gene encoding 6,7-dimethyl-8-ribityllumazine synthase, with the translated sequence MAKILIVEARFYKHLNDLLLEGARAAIEAAGHSHETITVPGALEVPGAIALAADHYDAFVAIGVVIRGETYHFEIVAGESARAIMALTLDGIAIGNGILTTENEAQALTRARRTEKDKGGEAAKAAIAMLELQQKYS
- the ribB gene encoding 3,4-dihydroxy-2-butanone-4-phosphate synthase; its protein translation is MTAAEPFKRMRHAFLSTTEEIIEEAKNGRMFILVDDEDRENEGDLVIPAQMATPSAINFMATHGKGLICLTLAKERVDQLGLKLMSAKNGTRHETAFTVSIEARDGVTTGISAGDRARTVAVAIDASKGPEHIVTPGHVFPLIAKPGGVLVRAGHTEAAVDVSRLAGLNPSGVICEIMKDDGTMARLDDLVSFAQLHGLKIGTIRDLIAYRRRHDHNVEKVAEAKFESRWGGEWTAITYRNKAIDAETLALVKGRLEPGKPAMVRMHSLDTLSDVLGGTGEREALLERSMEAIAAEGSGVVVLLNRTVSLSQAIRAHAGEKVPEMNELRDYGVGAQILAELGIHEMILLTNSHHTLIALDGYGLNIIEERPL